ATAATCTTACGTTTCAAACTTCGAGCTGACTGATACCAGTGAATCAGACAGGCTCTTGAGCTTGTCTGAAATGTCGTACACAGATACCTGAATACTTTTTGCTTCAGTAAATGACGAGGTCATTTTGCTGGTATTGGCGACAATCTGTTCCGTTGCCATTGATTGCTGCTCCGTTGCTGCAGCAATCTGCGTATTCAACAGACTGATCTGCTCAATTTCGTTATTGATTTTCAGGATGGTATCTCCTGCATCACTGGCAAGTGCCTCTGACTCCTCCGCGACGCCGACAGCTACTCGCATCATGCCTACAGCCGATGAAACGTTGTCGTTTAACTGCTTGAGCACGTCCTGAATCAGGGTTACCGAGTTCGCTGTTTTCAGTGACAGACTTCTGACTTCGTCAGCAACGACGGAGAAGCCCCGGCCCTGTTCACCGGCTCGCGCGGCTTCAATCGCCGCATTCAATGCCAACAGATTGGTCTGGTCAGCAATGTCATTGATGCTTTTCAGGATTTCTGTGGCATCCTTGGTGCGAACGGCCAGATCCGAGATAACGTTCTGTGTCTGGCGTATCTCATTGGACAGTTTTTTGGAATAGGAAACTACCGTCGACGTTTTCTCCTGGCCAGTCTGAGACAGGTCGTGTCCACTTTCGGCATTTCTGGCAGCGTTGCTGGCCGACTGGCTGATTTCACGAACCGACAACTGCAGCTCAGACATGCTCTGGGTGACAATCTGCGAGTCCGATGTCTGTTCGGTGGTCATCTCGTCCAGACGATCCATACCACGCGTCAGATTGTGAGCGCTGGCCGTTAATGGCTCGATAATACTGGTCAGGTCATTAAAGGAAGTCTGCAACATCGCAATGAACTGATTGAACTCAGTGGCAACAACTCCCAGCTCATCGTTGCCGAAGACAGGCAGCCGACTAGCCAGGCTGCCCTTGCCGCTGGCAAGCTCGGCAAGCGACTCGCCCAGCCCTCTGGCTGAGGCACTGATGCGGTGCGCTGTATAATGTCCGATACTGATGGTCAGCAACAACAATACGCCGCCCAGCACCAGCATAAAAACCAGGGCAAAATTCATATTCTCCGACAGGGCGTCAATCGCTTGGGAAAACTGTTCATCGGCGCGTGTTTCAAAGTCTTCAAACTGTTGACTCAACTGTTCAAACAGTTCTGTTTTGGTTGCGATATCCGATTGAATGGAGTTAAAGTCAACGATGCCGTCGATAAAATCCTGAGCGATCGCCGCGGATATTTCTGCGTACCGTGCAGTGTCATCCTGAAGCGTTCGAAGCTGGCTTGCGTTGCGCGGATTCAGTGTGATCAGGCGATCGATGGTAGCCACGAGCGCGTCACTATTCTGCTGAGCAGTCGCCAACAGGTCAGGGTCGGACAAGGTAACAGCCTGGGTGAAAAACTCATCGGCGGCGCGAAACTCGGTTCTGACCTGAGAGGCCAGTTTTGGAGGTTTCGTACATGAAATCGCCCATTTCCTGAGTTGTCATGTTGTTTCTGGCAGTAAAAAACACACTGACGGCAACGACGGTCGTAAAGGAAATGACGGCCAGACCAAGTACGAGCCAGATTTTCAGCACGATCGATAGATTCTTCATAAAATTGGCTAAATATTATCTGAATATCGGTAATAGGAAGTGTCAGTGTGTACGCTGACAAACAACACCTGTCAGGCCGGAAAATAAAGCCCGGCAAGGCTACTGCAGATGCCGAATGGAGGCAGATTCATCCACCCCGCTCCACTCATTACGACCGGATCGCGGAAAACTTGAGCCATTATCAGAAAAATACTACGCAGGTCGCCAGCCAGCTAAAGATTGTCAGCAAACCGCCGATAGTATTTGCGTTAAAGCCTTAACTTTTAGTACCAAACTCACGCCAGACATACAGGACACCGCATGAATCCATCCACCATCATTGGCATGCTCGCCAGTATTGCGCTGTTGGGCAGTGTTCTGTTCTTCTCTGCGGAGTCCGAGTCCAGTTTTCTCAACCTGCCCGGTCTGGCGATTGTCATTACCGGCACCATGGCAGCCACCTTCATCAGTTACCCCCTGAAAGAGGTCGTTCGTGTTTTCGGACTGGTGGCGCTGGTTTTTCGTCGCGAAAATACCTATTCCCGCGATGACATCAAAGAGATGGTGCAGGTATCACGGCTCTGGTTTCAGGGCAATATCAAGGATGTTGACGACGCGCTGGCAAAAATCAAAAACCCATTCCTGCGCACCGGCATTCAACTGGTCATCGCCAATACCGATGAACAGGAAATTGTCGACACACTGCGCTGGCGCATCGCCCGCGTCAAGGCGCGCGAACGGGCAGAGGCACACATATTCCGCACCATGTCGACCTACGCCGCCGCGTTCGGCATGATTGGCACACTGGTGGGTCTGGTCAATATGCTGGCAGTCATGGACTCTGGCAGTCTCGACCTGATTGGCCCACAAATGGCGGTGGCGCTGCTGACGACCTTCTACGGCATTCTGCTGGGCAACGTTTTCCTGCAACCGATCGCGGTTAAACTTGAAAGGCGCACTGAGGAGCGACTGATCGCCATGAACATGGTACTGGAAGGCATTGCCATGATGAGCAAGCGGCGGCCGCCTTCATTCATTGAAGATACGCTAAAATCATTTGCCGCCACCTACCAGGATGAAATACGCGACAAAGGCATGCCGCCCATGAAGGGAGCTGTGCGTGGAAAATAGCCGTTATGCCGTCGACATGATCGGCGACGACTCCGGATCATCCGACAGCACTGACAATAGCTGGATGCTCAGCTACCTGGACGTGCTGACCTTGCTGATCGCTTTTTTTGTGCTGCTGCTGGCAATGAGCGAGCCCAAGACCGACGATGACGACACGCCTGATGCGGTATCACAGACCGGATCCGCCGGCTCGGACGCAGGGGCAACTGCACAGACGCCACTGGATGAAACCGGTGGCGTGATGCCTGGCGGCATCGGTGTACTACCCGAATACAACAGCCTGCTTCAGGGAAGATCGGGAGAGTCAGCACCGGATGCTGAGGACGAAGGTACCGATGACGACGCTGACGAACGCTTCGGCGACCTGGAAAACAGCCTGAATTCACTGTCGCTGCAGGGCGTTGATGCCGAACCCGGACGCGAGGGCCTGACCTTGCGCATCTCGGACAATTTATTGTTCGCCAGTGGGCAGGCAGAGCTGAGGTATGAGGGCATGGTGCTGATCAGTCAGTTGACCGGGTTTCTCAATGCCTTTGAGGGTGAGATCTCCATCGAGGGGCATACTGATAACATCCCTATCAATACGCCACAGTTTCCGTCCAACTGGGAACTGTCCAGCGATCGCGCCATTTCAGTGCTGCGTTACCTGGAGTATGACGGCATAGACGCAACCCGCATGCGCGCAGTGGGTTATGCCGATACCCGGCCACTGCAGGCCAACGACACGCCTGAAAGCCGCGCTGGCAACCGTCGTGTAGAGTTGATTCTGCGTGAGCCCTGACCCCCAAATCAGCAAGCAAGAGACGCTTACCTGGCCTGCTCTTTAATATACTCGCCGATTTCACTCAATGCCTGATTTGCT
The Pseudohongiella acticola DNA segment above includes these coding regions:
- a CDS encoding methyl-accepting chemotaxis protein; its protein translation is MSDPDLLATAQQNSDALVATIDRLITLNPRNASQLRTLQDDTARYAEISAAIAQDFIDGIVDFNSIQSDIATKTELFEQLSQQFEDFETRADEQFSQAIDALSENMNFALVFMLVLGGVLLLLTISIGHYTAHRISASARGLGESLAELASGKGSLASRLPVFGNDELGVVATEFNQFIAMLQTSFNDLTSIIEPLTASAHNLTRGMDRLDEMTTEQTSDSQIVTQSMSELQLSVREISQSASNAARNAESGHDLSQTGQEKTSTVVSYSKKLSNEIRQTQNVISDLAVRTKDATEILKSINDIADQTNLLALNAAIEAARAGEQGRGFSVVADEVRSLSLKTANSVTLIQDVLKQLNDNVSSAVGMMRVAVGVAEESEALASDAGDTILKINNEIEQISLLNTQIAAATEQQSMATEQIVANTSKMTSSFTEAKSIQVSVYDISDKLKSLSDSLVSVSSKFET
- a CDS encoding motility protein A, with product MNPSTIIGMLASIALLGSVLFFSAESESSFLNLPGLAIVITGTMAATFISYPLKEVVRVFGLVALVFRRENTYSRDDIKEMVQVSRLWFQGNIKDVDDALAKIKNPFLRTGIQLVIANTDEQEIVDTLRWRIARVKARERAEAHIFRTMSTYAAAFGMIGTLVGLVNMLAVMDSGSLDLIGPQMAVALLTTFYGILLGNVFLQPIAVKLERRTEERLIAMNMVLEGIAMMSKRRPPSFIEDTLKSFAATYQDEIRDKGMPPMKGAVRGK
- a CDS encoding OmpA/MotB family protein; the encoded protein is MENSRYAVDMIGDDSGSSDSTDNSWMLSYLDVLTLLIAFFVLLLAMSEPKTDDDDTPDAVSQTGSAGSDAGATAQTPLDETGGVMPGGIGVLPEYNSLLQGRSGESAPDAEDEGTDDDADERFGDLENSLNSLSLQGVDAEPGREGLTLRISDNLLFASGQAELRYEGMVLISQLTGFLNAFEGEISIEGHTDNIPINTPQFPSNWELSSDRAISVLRYLEYDGIDATRMRAVGYADTRPLQANDTPESRAGNRRVELILREP